The Streptomyces sp. NBC_01244 genome contains a region encoding:
- a CDS encoding IclR family transcriptional regulator produces MGSAIRSEVPGQGAQQGAGRGSTVGESSTAGRSSATTGSSALEKTLRVTEALTAFGGPHRLAELSAAAGVPKSSTYRILVSLVEQGYAVTDGEGSYGVGLRLRTLAAEISTDRPEGIVQLLEFLQKCTGQAVHLALRSGNALTYIRKIESPGSCRTSSRVGARIPLHATAIGKAVLAHLPPEEAEGILRATGMPALTRRTLTGREGLAADLRTVRERGYAVDDEEYEPSVRCLGAPVFDREGVPVGGVSLTAATSLITRAELERFSPALREAARGVQRLLRLGG; encoded by the coding sequence GTGGGCAGTGCCATACGAAGTGAGGTACCGGGTCAGGGCGCGCAACAAGGCGCCGGCCGGGGCTCTACGGTCGGTGAGAGCTCCACGGCCGGCCGGAGCTCCGCGACCACCGGCAGCAGCGCCCTCGAGAAGACACTGCGGGTCACGGAGGCGCTGACCGCGTTCGGCGGGCCACACCGGCTCGCGGAGCTGTCGGCCGCCGCCGGGGTCCCCAAGTCCAGCACCTACCGGATCCTGGTCTCCCTGGTCGAGCAGGGGTACGCCGTCACCGACGGCGAGGGCAGCTACGGGGTGGGCCTGCGGCTGCGCACCCTGGCTGCCGAGATCTCCACGGACCGGCCCGAGGGGATCGTCCAGCTGCTCGAGTTCCTCCAGAAGTGCACCGGACAGGCCGTCCACCTGGCACTGCGCAGCGGCAACGCGCTCACGTACATCCGCAAGATCGAGAGCCCCGGGTCCTGCCGGACCTCCTCCCGCGTCGGCGCGCGCATCCCCCTGCACGCCACCGCGATCGGCAAGGCCGTCCTCGCGCACCTGCCGCCCGAGGAGGCCGAGGGCATCCTGCGGGCCACCGGGATGCCCGCCCTGACCCGGCGGACCCTGACCGGCCGGGAGGGCCTCGCGGCCGACCTGCGGACGGTCCGGGAGCGCGGCTACGCCGTCGACGACGAGGAGTACGAGCCCTCGGTCCGCTGCCTGGGAGCGCCGGTCTTCGACCGCGAAGGGGTGCCGGTGGGCGGCGTGAGCCTGACCGCCGCCACGTCGCTGATCACGCGGGCGGAGCTGGAGCGGTTCTCGCCGGCCCTGCGGGAAGCCGCGCGGGGCGTGCAGCGGCTGCTCCGGCTCGGCGGCTGA
- a CDS encoding class I SAM-dependent methyltransferase, with the protein MFTSQGPTLRELAVQALSSIERGYDLLAPKFDQTPFRTPDRMLDAVEETLARHEGPFDTGLDVCCGTGAGLGMLRRLCRGRVTGVDLSSGMLAEAGLAHPEERVDLLRADARALPAALGDSYDLAVSFGAFGHFLPAERPAVFSGVHAALRPGGVFAFPIGAPIPPSRPAWWALAGFDAAMRVRNAVWRPPFVMYYRTFPLGGVRTDLRAAGFTVETLPLDHFGRRPDGTPSWRLVLARREA; encoded by the coding sequence GTGTTCACCTCCCAGGGCCCGACCCTCCGCGAACTGGCCGTACAGGCCCTGTCCTCCATCGAGCGGGGCTACGACCTGCTGGCCCCGAAGTTCGACCAGACCCCCTTCCGCACCCCCGACCGGATGCTCGACGCGGTCGAGGAGACGCTCGCCCGCCACGAGGGCCCCTTCGACACCGGACTCGACGTGTGCTGCGGTACGGGCGCCGGCCTCGGCATGCTGCGGCGGCTGTGCCGGGGGCGGGTGACCGGAGTGGACCTGAGCTCGGGCATGCTCGCCGAAGCCGGGCTCGCCCACCCCGAGGAGCGGGTGGACCTCCTGCGGGCCGACGCGCGAGCCCTGCCCGCCGCGCTCGGGGACTCGTACGACCTGGCGGTCAGCTTCGGCGCCTTCGGCCACTTCCTCCCGGCCGAGCGCCCCGCCGTCTTCTCCGGGGTCCACGCGGCCCTGCGCCCCGGCGGCGTGTTCGCCTTCCCGATCGGCGCCCCGATCCCGCCGAGCCGCCCGGCGTGGTGGGCCCTGGCCGGCTTCGACGCGGCGATGCGGGTGCGCAACGCCGTCTGGCGCCCGCCGTTCGTCATGTACTACCGCACCTTCCCGCTGGGCGGCGTACGCACCGACCTGCGCGCGGCCGGCTTCACGGTGGAGACGCTCCCCCTGGACCACTTCGGCCGCAGGCCGGACGGGACGCCGAGCTGGCGGCTGGTGCTGGCGCGGCGGGAGGCCTGA
- the sigJ gene encoding RNA polymerase sigma factor SigJ: protein MGAMGVADVADAVAYRPLLFSIAYGMTGSVGDAEDIVQDAFLGLTKAHRAGTEIAAPKAYLATSVTRLGINHLGSARVRRETYVGEWLPEPVVVSEDRPGPAEHAELADSLSMAFLVLLEALSPVERAVFMLREVFGYEYPEVARATGKSEANCRQIFARARKRIAAGGKTADSAPPRARRAEGEELARTFFEAAAGGEMDALLGMLAPDVVYHGDGGGKARAVAKSVSDPHRVGRLLIGGLRRLRSLGASLRPAVINGRPGALIVDAEGRVASVVELDIVDRVVRAVHTVSNPDKLGHLGPVSDIGRLPEGK from the coding sequence ATGGGTGCGATGGGTGTGGCGGATGTGGCGGACGCGGTGGCGTACCGGCCCTTGCTGTTCTCCATCGCCTACGGGATGACCGGGTCGGTGGGTGACGCGGAGGACATCGTCCAGGACGCGTTCCTCGGGCTCACCAAAGCCCACCGGGCCGGGACCGAGATCGCCGCCCCGAAGGCGTACCTGGCCACATCGGTGACACGGCTCGGGATCAACCACCTGGGTTCGGCGCGAGTGCGGCGGGAGACGTACGTGGGGGAGTGGCTGCCCGAGCCCGTCGTCGTGTCGGAAGACCGGCCGGGGCCGGCCGAGCACGCCGAGCTGGCCGACTCCCTGTCGATGGCCTTCCTCGTCCTGCTGGAGGCGCTGTCCCCGGTGGAGCGCGCGGTGTTCATGCTGCGCGAGGTGTTCGGGTACGAGTACCCGGAAGTGGCCCGCGCCACCGGCAAGTCCGAGGCGAACTGCCGGCAGATCTTCGCCCGGGCCCGGAAGCGCATCGCCGCCGGAGGGAAGACGGCCGACAGCGCGCCGCCCCGGGCCCGGCGGGCGGAGGGCGAGGAGCTCGCCCGTACGTTCTTCGAGGCCGCGGCGGGCGGCGAGATGGACGCCCTGCTCGGCATGCTCGCGCCCGACGTCGTCTACCACGGGGACGGCGGCGGCAAGGCGCGGGCGGTCGCGAAGTCGGTGTCCGACCCGCATCGCGTAGGACGGCTGCTCATCGGTGGACTCCGCCGGCTCCGCTCGCTCGGCGCCTCTCTGCGTCCGGCCGTGATCAACGGCCGGCCGGGAGCCCTGATCGTCGATGCCGAGGGGCGGGTGGCCAGTGTGGTCGAGCTCGACATCGTCGACCGCGTGGTGCGGGCGGTCCACACCGTGTCGAACCCCGACAAGCTCGGCCACCTCGGCCCGGTGTCCGACATCGGCCGCCTGCCGGAGGGGAAATGA
- a CDS encoding carboxymuconolactone decarboxylase family protein, with protein MTARLNLFADPVAVKAWKHIIAASKALGESTLPAATRELVMLRASQINGCAGCIDMHTKDATAAGETAVRLHLVAAWREATVFSDAERAALLLTEEATRIADAAGGVSDEVWANATKYFDDEQLAALVTQIALINAFNRGNVIVQTPAGDYQPGQLQH; from the coding sequence ATGACCGCTCGCCTGAACCTCTTCGCCGACCCGGTTGCCGTCAAGGCGTGGAAGCACATCATCGCCGCGAGCAAGGCGCTCGGGGAGTCGACCCTGCCCGCCGCGACCCGCGAACTGGTGATGCTCCGCGCCAGCCAGATCAACGGCTGCGCCGGATGCATCGACATGCACACCAAGGACGCGACGGCCGCCGGCGAGACCGCGGTACGCCTCCACCTGGTCGCCGCCTGGCGCGAGGCCACGGTCTTCAGCGACGCCGAGCGCGCGGCCCTGCTCCTGACCGAGGAGGCCACCCGCATCGCCGACGCGGCCGGCGGGGTCAGCGACGAGGTCTGGGCGAACGCCACCAAGTACTTCGACGACGAGCAACTCGCCGCCCTGGTCACGCAGATCGCGCTCATCAACGCCTTCAACCGCGGCAACGTCATCGTCCAGACCCCGGCCGGCGACTACCAGCCCGGCCAGCTCCAGCACTGA
- a CDS encoding NUDIX domain-containing protein has protein sequence MPRRDYEDDPQAPEATSLVPAASAVVVDDAGRVLLQRRTDNGMWALPGGKMELGESLGDCAVRETFEETGVTVEITGIVGTYSNPGHVFSYDDGEVRQEFSICLLARPTGGSLRVSDESLEVAWFAPDDVDGLPMVPSIRKRIDDWRAGRGPVVR, from the coding sequence ATGCCCAGGCGTGACTACGAAGACGACCCGCAGGCCCCCGAGGCGACCAGCCTCGTGCCTGCCGCTTCGGCCGTGGTCGTGGATGATGCCGGACGTGTCCTCCTCCAGCGCCGCACCGACAACGGGATGTGGGCGCTGCCCGGCGGGAAGATGGAGCTGGGTGAGTCCCTCGGGGACTGTGCCGTCCGGGAGACGTTCGAGGAGACGGGCGTGACGGTCGAGATCACCGGGATCGTCGGGACGTACAGCAACCCCGGCCACGTCTTCTCCTACGACGACGGCGAGGTGCGACAGGAGTTCTCGATCTGCCTCCTCGCCCGGCCCACCGGGGGAAGTCTGCGCGTGTCGGACGAGTCGCTCGAGGTGGCCTGGTTCGCACCGGACGACGTGGACGGACTTCCGATGGTGCCGAGCATCCGCAAGCGCATCGACGACTGGAGGGCCGGCCGCGGGCCTGTCGTGCGCTGA
- a CDS encoding allene oxide cyclase barrel-like domain-containing protein — translation MRSIRAACLGTATALVALLACAPVASAVAADTDYAHDRGKDRVITLTGKLAEQSRFPVNPGGPAAQGDRTVFRSILFDKDGQQVGETGGTCTTTRVADGGAEACVVTYTLPGGQIAAQGMVFGHLVPGPPPAFDNAITGGTGKYDRARGSIHAETVAPGERRFTIDLEH, via the coding sequence ATGCGTTCCATCAGAGCAGCCTGTCTCGGCACGGCCACTGCACTGGTCGCCCTTCTCGCCTGCGCCCCTGTCGCCTCCGCCGTCGCGGCGGACACCGATTACGCCCACGACAGGGGCAAGGACCGGGTCATCACCCTCACCGGAAAGCTCGCGGAGCAGTCGCGCTTCCCCGTCAACCCCGGGGGCCCCGCCGCCCAGGGCGACCGGACCGTCTTCCGCTCGATCCTCTTCGACAAGGACGGCCAGCAGGTCGGCGAGACCGGCGGCACCTGCACGACCACCCGGGTCGCCGACGGCGGCGCGGAGGCGTGCGTCGTGACCTACACCCTCCCCGGCGGCCAGATCGCCGCCCAGGGGATGGTCTTCGGCCACCTCGTCCCGGGCCCTCCCCCCGCGTTCGACAACGCGATCACCGGCGGCACCGGGAAGTACGACCGTGCTCGCGGCTCGATCCACGCCGAAACGGTCGCGCCGGGCGAACGGCGCTTCACGATCGACCTCGAGCACTGA
- a CDS encoding GlxA family transcriptional regulator, with product MPVPPVPPVPHRVVIVAFAGTELMDVTGPAEVFSVATRVAGATRPGYLVRIATADGGPVTTSSGVRLLADLSLDEVHGRVDTLLVAGAVELVGDGVEPVIDGEVTAWLREAAPPARRTGSICAGAHVLAAAGLLDGLSATTHWLTAARLAADHPRVAVDPDPIFIRSGSVWTCAGVTSGLDMALAMVAEDHGQALALATARMMVMYVKRSGGQSQFSVPLSAPVTSGDRIDDLRVWIADHLTEDLTAEALAARLHLSVRHFSRLFRLRTNGTPAAYVESARLEAARRLLEESDGSLPEVAAASGLGSVETLHRSFQRRLGTTPAEYRRRFR from the coding sequence ATGCCCGTACCGCCCGTACCGCCCGTACCGCACAGAGTCGTCATCGTGGCCTTCGCCGGTACCGAACTGATGGACGTCACCGGACCGGCCGAGGTGTTCTCGGTCGCCACACGCGTCGCCGGCGCCACCCGCCCCGGCTATCTCGTCCGGATCGCCACGGCCGACGGCGGACCGGTGACCACCTCCAGCGGTGTCCGGCTGCTGGCGGACCTGTCCCTCGACGAGGTGCACGGCCGGGTCGACACCCTGCTCGTGGCCGGTGCGGTCGAGCTGGTGGGCGACGGGGTGGAGCCGGTGATCGACGGCGAGGTCACCGCCTGGCTGCGCGAAGCGGCCCCGCCGGCGCGCAGGACCGGGTCGATCTGCGCGGGAGCGCACGTGCTGGCCGCGGCGGGCCTGCTCGACGGGCTGTCCGCCACGACCCACTGGCTCACCGCCGCACGGCTGGCCGCCGACCATCCCCGGGTCGCCGTGGATCCGGACCCGATCTTCATCCGGTCCGGGAGCGTGTGGACCTGCGCCGGTGTCACCTCGGGGCTGGACATGGCGCTGGCGATGGTCGCCGAGGACCACGGCCAGGCCCTTGCCCTGGCCACCGCACGCATGATGGTCATGTACGTCAAACGCTCCGGCGGGCAGAGCCAGTTCAGTGTTCCGCTGTCCGCCCCGGTCACTTCGGGGGACCGGATCGACGACCTGCGCGTGTGGATCGCCGACCACCTCACCGAGGACCTCACCGCGGAGGCCCTGGCCGCACGGCTGCACCTGAGCGTGCGGCACTTCTCCCGGCTGTTCCGGCTGCGTACGAACGGCACTCCCGCCGCCTACGTGGAATCCGCCCGCCTGGAAGCCGCCCGGCGGCTGTTGGAGGAGAGCGACGGCAGCCTGCCGGAGGTCGCCGCGGCCAGCGGCCTCGGCTCGGTGGAGACCTTGCACCGCTCCTTCCAGCGCCGGCTGGGGACCACTCCCGCCGAATACCGGCGCCGGTTCCGGTAG
- a CDS encoding MBL fold metallo-hydrolase yields the protein MSRTKVIPIPVMGRTAINAYLLLGRRPVIVDAGTPGSGRKIYDRITEHGVDPREVSLIIITHGHIDHFGSAAELHRLTGAPVAGHIADLGPYRSGRVREPYLPTGPMGRVMDRSKDLHAQAEPLDPDVLIRGETPLEDFGVSARIMPTPGHTAGSVSVLTDDGDLVAGDLVANSFMGLIPGKPANPPFHDDPRRNLTSLREMLALNPTSLHVGHGAPLDPDRVRRWADREHARLSKREAAGRIATRAGDAA from the coding sequence ATGTCCCGTACGAAGGTCATCCCCATCCCCGTCATGGGCCGAACGGCCATCAACGCCTACCTGCTCCTGGGCCGACGGCCCGTGATCGTCGACGCCGGGACGCCCGGCAGCGGCCGCAAGATCTACGACCGGATCACCGAGCACGGAGTGGACCCCCGCGAGGTCTCCCTGATCATCATCACCCACGGCCACATCGACCACTTCGGCTCCGCCGCCGAACTGCACCGGCTCACCGGCGCGCCCGTCGCCGGCCACATCGCCGACCTCGGCCCGTACCGCAGCGGCCGGGTCCGCGAACCGTATCTGCCCACCGGCCCGATGGGCCGCGTCATGGACCGGAGCAAAGACCTGCACGCCCAGGCCGAACCCCTCGACCCCGATGTCCTGATCCGCGGCGAGACCCCCCTGGAGGACTTCGGGGTCTCCGCCCGCATCATGCCCACCCCGGGACACACCGCCGGGTCGGTCTCCGTCCTCACCGACGACGGTGACCTCGTCGCCGGCGACCTGGTGGCGAACTCCTTCATGGGTCTCATCCCGGGCAAGCCGGCCAATCCCCCTTTCCACGACGACCCGCGGCGCAACCTCACCAGCCTCCGCGAAATGCTCGCCCTCAACCCCACCAGCCTCCACGTCGGCCACGGCGCCCCCCTGGACCCCGACCGGGTCCGGCGCTGGGCGGACCGGGAGCACGCCCGCCTGTCGAAGCGCGAAGCAGCGGGCCGGATCGCCACCCGTGCCGGGGATGCGGCGTGA
- a CDS encoding FadD3 family acyl-CoA ligase yields the protein MTEDTRGVAGATENGPAPGPRPGPPRPAVGEAAGGEAAVGDGGAVGGEAAVGDGGAVGGDGEAVGDEAVRRGDLAWVSIGGLVRDAAARYADREAVVDGRVRIDYAQLGERVERAAAACMAAGVEPGDRVAVWAPNTLEWIVSALGAVSAGAVLVPLNTRFKGSEAAYVLHRSRARLLFVTGTFLGTSYVASLRRATAEGEGSGPLPGLPHLEQVVVLSDDAPDSFRTWKEFLTGGDSVSAEAVRARTDAIPASAPSDIIFTSGTTGSPKGAVISHAQSLRCYEIWSELAGLREGDRYLIVNPFFHTFGYKAGVIACLMRGATMVPQPVFNVDTVLANIAAERISVLPGPPTLHQSLLDHPQRDHHDLSALRLVVTGAAVVPLQLVERLRGELHIGTVLTAYGLSEASGIVTMCRRGDPAEIIASTSGRAIPGTEVRIVDPDGAAQPTGRAGEVWVRGHNVMRGYFEDPAETAEAITPEGWLRTGDVGVLDAAGNLRITDRIKDMFIVGGFNAYPAEIEQLLGLHPDIADVAVVGIPDPRLGEVGKAYAVRRPGAVLTSDDLIAWSRREMANYKVPREVEFVSELPRNASGKVLKRELRTR from the coding sequence ATGACCGAGGACACACGCGGGGTCGCTGGCGCGACGGAGAACGGACCGGCACCCGGGCCGCGCCCGGGACCGCCCCGGCCCGCCGTCGGCGAGGCCGCCGGGGGTGAGGCCGCCGTCGGTGACGGTGGGGCCGTCGGAGGTGAGGCCGCCGTCGGTGACGGTGGGGCCGTCGGAGGTGACGGCGAGGCCGTCGGCGATGAGGCCGTGCGGCGCGGGGATCTGGCGTGGGTCAGCATCGGGGGGCTCGTCCGGGACGCCGCCGCGCGCTACGCCGACCGCGAGGCCGTCGTCGACGGGCGGGTCCGGATCGACTACGCGCAGCTCGGGGAGCGCGTCGAACGGGCCGCCGCCGCCTGCATGGCCGCCGGTGTGGAACCGGGGGACCGGGTCGCCGTCTGGGCGCCCAACACCCTCGAGTGGATCGTCTCCGCCCTCGGCGCGGTCTCCGCCGGAGCCGTCCTCGTCCCCCTCAACACCCGTTTCAAGGGCTCCGAAGCCGCCTACGTCCTCCACCGCAGCCGTGCCCGGCTGCTCTTCGTCACCGGCACCTTCCTCGGTACCTCCTACGTCGCCTCCCTGCGCCGAGCCACCGCCGAGGGCGAGGGCTCCGGGCCGCTGCCGGGCCTGCCGCACCTGGAGCAGGTCGTCGTCCTGTCGGACGACGCCCCGGACTCCTTCCGCACCTGGAAGGAGTTCCTGACCGGCGGCGACTCCGTATCCGCCGAGGCCGTCCGCGCCCGGACGGACGCGATCCCCGCCAGCGCCCCGTCGGACATCATCTTCACCTCGGGCACCACCGGCAGCCCCAAGGGCGCGGTCATCTCCCACGCCCAGTCCCTGCGCTGCTACGAGATCTGGAGCGAGCTCGCCGGACTGCGCGAGGGCGACCGCTACCTGATCGTGAACCCCTTCTTCCACACCTTCGGCTACAAGGCCGGGGTCATCGCCTGCCTGATGCGCGGGGCCACGATGGTCCCCCAGCCCGTCTTCAACGTGGACACCGTCCTCGCCAACATCGCCGCCGAGCGGATCTCCGTACTCCCCGGCCCGCCCACCCTCCACCAGTCCCTCCTCGACCACCCCCAGCGCGACCACCACGACCTCTCCGCCCTGCGCCTGGTCGTCACCGGCGCGGCCGTGGTCCCGCTCCAGCTCGTGGAACGGCTCCGCGGCGAGCTGCACATCGGCACGGTCCTCACCGCGTACGGGCTCTCCGAGGCCAGCGGCATCGTCACCATGTGCCGTCGCGGCGACCCGGCGGAGATCATCGCGTCGACTTCGGGCCGGGCCATCCCCGGGACGGAGGTCAGGATCGTGGACCCGGACGGCGCTGCCCAGCCCACGGGCCGGGCCGGCGAGGTGTGGGTCCGCGGCCACAACGTCATGCGCGGCTACTTCGAGGACCCGGCCGAAACCGCCGAGGCCATCACCCCCGAGGGCTGGCTCCGCACCGGGGACGTCGGCGTGCTCGACGCCGCCGGGAACCTGCGCATCACCGACCGGATCAAGGACATGTTCATCGTCGGCGGCTTCAACGCCTACCCCGCCGAGATCGAGCAACTCCTCGGCCTGCACCCGGACATCGCCGATGTGGCCGTGGTCGGCATCCCCGACCCGCGCCTGGGCGAGGTCGGCAAGGCGTACGCGGTCCGCCGCCCCGGGGCGGTCCTCACCTCCGACGACCTGATCGCCTGGTCCCGCCGGGAGATGGCCAACTACAAGGTGCCGCGCGAGGTGGAGTTCGTCTCCGAACTCCCGCGCAACGCGAGCGGAAAGGTCCTCAAACGCGAACTCCGCACCCGCTGA